The Verrucomicrobiia bacterium sequence AAACCAACGCTTGTCCCCTATTGCTGTTTAGACTCTTGCATTTCAGGCAGAGAGCCAGTTGCCCTCGTTAATGAGTATTGCGCATTGGCGTTCTCAGCCACAGCAGTCACATAGTCCGAACGCGCCTGGGTGAGGGCCTGTTGGGCCTGGATATCCTCGAGAACGATGCCGACGCCGTATTGTTTGCGCTGGCGGGTCAGACGAAGCGTTTCGTCTGCGGTGTTCAGGTTGTGCTCTGAAAGCTCAATCTGGGCCGCCGTGGAGTTCACGCGGACCAGGCCGGCAACAACCTGGGCAATAATCGTATCCTTAAGCTTGGAATCTGCGAAGCGAGCAGCAGCCAGCCGGGCCTTGCTGGCATTGATTCGTCCGGAATCAAACAAACCGCCTGGGCCTATCCGCCAATTCAATCCCACCATGTAATCTCCTTCAGCGAGCAAATTATTGGGACCGCCGTCCGGGCCGCCTCCCATCCCGCCCCCAAATACCTGGGCGCCGATTGAAGGAATCAGGGGCCCGTAAAGCGCACCGTTCTTCGTGGGGCGCGTGGCCGCCAAGAAGGCCTGGCTTTGCTTCAGTTCGGGCCGGAATGCCATGGCCTGCGCAACCAGCGCATTCATCGAGGCATTGGTAGGAAACAGCCTTAGTGGCGACACCCCGGGGTCCAGCGGCGTCAATTCCACGCGCGAATCCAGGTGCAGCACTTGGGCCAGATTTACCGCCGCTACCCGTTGCTGTTCGAGCGCCTGCTGCAGCACAATCCTGTATTGTTCGGTCTGCGTTTGGACTCGCAGTTGGTCGCCTTTGAAAGCAATCCCCGCGGTGACGACCCGTTGCAGTTCCTGCTGATAATCCTGGGAGATTTGAATGGCTTGCCGGGCGACTTCGGCGAGCGCTTTGGCTTTGACTAGGTCTAAATACCCCCGAGCAGCAGACAAGATGGCGTCCTGGCGCTGGGTTTCCAAAGCTTGATCGGAGGCTTTGACCAATTGCTTGGCGGCGAGGAAATTATAAATAGCGTCACCCAGGGCGATTTGTGCGGTCAGTGTGGCGCCCGGTGAATACGATTGGAAGTGGGTATCAGAGATGATCCCGGAGGGGACAGCCTGGGCTGCGCCATCGCGGCGGTGGGAGCCAATCCCAGGCGCCACCCACGGGAAAAACTGCTCGACAGCGCTTTGGCGATTGGCTTGGGCTTCATTCAGGGCTTCGCGTGCGATTTGAATATCGAGGTTTCGCGCGCCCGCCAAACGCAATGTCGCCGGCAGATCGATGGGATAAACCATGTTTGTTCCGGTCTCAGACTTGGGAATCGCCAGCCCGGCCGCGGTGCTGTCAGCCGCCTGACCCGAAATGGCAAGCGTGGCGGCGAAGATAGCGGCAATCGTACCTCTCACCTGGCCTCCACAGGGTTGACGGGCTGGCCATCGTTGAGCGTTTGCTTGCCTACGAGGATGACCGCTTGGTCAGGGTTGAGACCATTGGCTATCTCAACATTGACGCCATCGTTAAAGCCCGTTTTGACAGAGAGCTTTTTAATTTTCCCTTCTGCAATGGTGAAAACGGATGTCCCTGCTTTCTTTACCAGCAGGGCTTGGACGGGTAAAAGCAACACATTCTGCTTGCGTTCGAGTTCCAACTGCACGGTGGCATAGGCCCCGGGCCGGAGTTCACCGTCTGGATTAGGTATCTCGATTTCGGTGAGCATGGTTTTGGTGGCGGGGTCCAGCGCGTGGGCGAAACGGGTTACGAACCCTGGAAAAACGCGGTCGGGCAACTCTTCCACAGAAACTTTTGCAGGCGCGGCGTTCTTAATGAAAGGGACCTCCGGCTCCGGCACGAAGGCCTGGACGCGCACGCGACTGTAATCCATCAACGTCAAGACT is a genomic window containing:
- a CDS encoding TolC family protein produces the protein MRGTIAAIFAATLAISGQAADSTAAGLAIPKSETGTNMVYPIDLPATLRLAGARNLDIQIAREALNEAQANRQSAVEQFFPWVAPGIGSHRRDGAAQAVPSGIISDTHFQSYSPGATLTAQIALGDAIYNFLAAKQLVKASDQALETQRQDAILSAARGYLDLVKAKALAEVARQAIQISQDYQQELQRVVTAGIAFKGDQLRVQTQTEQYRIVLQQALEQQRVAAVNLAQVLHLDSRVELTPLDPGVSPLRLFPTNASMNALVAQAMAFRPELKQSQAFLAATRPTKNGALYGPLIPSIGAQVFGGGMGGGPDGGPNNLLAEGDYMVGLNWRIGPGGLFDSGRINASKARLAAARFADSKLKDTIIAQVVAGLVRVNSTAAQIELSEHNLNTADETLRLTRQRKQYGVGIVLEDIQAQQALTQARSDYVTAVAENANAQYSLTRATGSLPEMQESKQQ